A single region of the Marmota flaviventris isolate mMarFla1 chromosome 10, mMarFla1.hap1, whole genome shotgun sequence genome encodes:
- the Ccnl2 gene encoding cyclin-L2 isoform X2, producing the protein MNDSLRTDVFVRFQPESIACACIYLAARTLEIPLPNRPHWFLLFGATEEEIQEICLKILQLYTRKKVDLTLLESEVEKRKHAIEEAKAQARGLLPGGAPVTDSATGFSPAPKLESPKEGKGSKPSPLSVKNAKRKVEGRKKAEADSPVNGLPKARESQSRSRSREQSYSRSPSRSASPKRRKSDSGSTSGGSKSQSRSRSRSDSPPRQAHRGAPYKGSEMRGSRKSKDCKYPTQKPHKSRSRSSSRSRSRSRERADNSGKYKKKSHYYRDQRRERSRSYERTGHRYERDHPGHSRHRR; encoded by the exons ATGAACGACAGTCTTCGCACAGATGTCTTCGTGCGGTTCCAGCCTGAAAGCATCGCCTGTGCCTGCATCTACCTCGCTGCCCGGACGCTAGAG ATCCCTTTGCCCAATCGTCCCCACtggtttcttttgtttggagcaactgaagaagaaattcaagaaatcTGCTTAAAAATCCTGCAGCTTTACACACGGAAAAAG GTCGACTTAACACTCTTGGAAAGTGaagtggaaaagagaaaacatgctATTGAAGAGGCAAAGGCGCAGGCCAGGGGCCTGCTGCCTGGGGGAGCCCCAGTAACGGACAGCGCTACAGGGTTCTCACCTGCCCCCAAGCTGG AATCCCCCAAAGAAGGTAAAGGAAGCAAGCCTTCCCCATTGTCTGTGAAGAATGCCAAGAGAAAAGTGGAGGGCAGGAAGAAAGCCGAGGCCGACAGCCCCGTGAACGG CTTGCCAAAGGCACGAGAGAGCCAGAGCCGGAGCAGGAGCCGTGAGCAGAGTTACTCAAGGTCCCCATCACGGTCTGCTTCTCCCAAGAGGAG AAAAAGCGACAGTGGCTCTACGTCTGGCGGGTCCAAGTCACAGAGCCGCTCTCGGAGCCGGAGTGACTCCCCGCCAAGGCAAGCACACCGAGGTGCTCCCTACAAAGGCTCTGAGATGAGGGGCTCCCGGAAATCCAAGGATTGCAAGTACCCCACCCAGAAGCCACACAAATCCCGGAGTCGGAGCTCATCCCGATCTCGAAGCCGCTCACGGGAACGGGCAGATAATTCtggaaaatataagaagaaaagtCATTACTATAGAGATCAGCGGCGGGAGCGTTCAAGGTCATATGAACGCACAGGCCATCGCTATGAGCGGGACCACCCGGGACACAGCAGGCATCGGAGGTGA
- the Ccnl2 gene encoding cyclin-L2 isoform X1, translating to MAAAAAAAGAPGSAVPGTAAGTPSSGGAAPGSQGVLIGDRLYSGVLITLENCLLPDDKLRFTPSMSSGLDTDTETGLRVVGCELIQAAGILLRLPQVAMATGQVLFQRFFYTKSFVKHSMEHVSMACVHLASKIEEAPRRIRDVINVFHRLRHLREKKKPVPLLLDQDYVNLKNQIIKAERRVLKELGFCVHVKHPHKIIVMYLQVLECERNQHLVQTAWNYMNDSLRTDVFVRFQPESIACACIYLAARTLEIPLPNRPHWFLLFGATEEEIQEICLKILQLYTRKKVDLTLLESEVEKRKHAIEEAKAQARGLLPGGAPVTDSATGFSPAPKLESPKEGKGSKPSPLSVKNAKRKVEGRKKAEADSPVNGLPKARESQSRSRSREQSYSRSPSRSASPKRRKSDSGSTSGGSKSQSRSRSRSDSPPRQAHRGAPYKGSEMRGSRKSKDCKYPTQKPHKSRSRSSSRSRSRSRERADNSGKYKKKSHYYRDQRRERSRSYERTGHRYERDHPGHSRHRR from the exons atggcggcggcggcggcggcggccggagCTCCGGGGTCGGCGGTCCCCGGGACGGCGGCCGGCACCCCGAGCTCGGGGGGCGCCGCGCCCGGGTCGCAAGGAGTGCTGATCGGGGACAGGCTGTACTCTGGCGTGCTCATCACCTTGGAGAACTGCCTGCTGCCAGACGACAAGCTCCGCTTCACGCCGTCCATGTCGAGCGGCCTCGACACCGACACGGAGACCGGTCTCCGCGTGGTGGGCTGCGAGCTCATCCAGGCGGCCGGCATCCTGCTCCGCCTGCCGCAG GTGGCCATGGCTACGGGACAGGTGCTGTTCCAGCGGTTCTTTTACACCAAGTCCTTCGTGAAGCATTCCATGGAG CATGTGTCTATGGCCTGTGTGCACCTGGCCTCCAAAATAGAAGAGGCTCCGAGACGAATTAGGGACGTCATCAATGTGTTTCATCGCCTTCGACACCTGAGAGAAAAAAA GAAGCCTGTGCCTCTTCTTTTGGATCAAGATTATGTCAACTTGAAGAACCAGATCATAAAGGCAGAAAGGCGAGTCCTCAAGGAGCTGGGCTTCTGTGTCCACGTGAAGCACCCTCACAAG ATAATCGTTATGTACCTTCAGGTGTTAGAGTGTGAGCGTAACCAACACCTGGTCCAGACCGCATG GAACTACATGAACGACAGTCTTCGCACAGATGTCTTCGTGCGGTTCCAGCCTGAAAGCATCGCCTGTGCCTGCATCTACCTCGCTGCCCGGACGCTAGAG ATCCCTTTGCCCAATCGTCCCCACtggtttcttttgtttggagcaactgaagaagaaattcaagaaatcTGCTTAAAAATCCTGCAGCTTTACACACGGAAAAAG GTCGACTTAACACTCTTGGAAAGTGaagtggaaaagagaaaacatgctATTGAAGAGGCAAAGGCGCAGGCCAGGGGCCTGCTGCCTGGGGGAGCCCCAGTAACGGACAGCGCTACAGGGTTCTCACCTGCCCCCAAGCTGG AATCCCCCAAAGAAGGTAAAGGAAGCAAGCCTTCCCCATTGTCTGTGAAGAATGCCAAGAGAAAAGTGGAGGGCAGGAAGAAAGCCGAGGCCGACAGCCCCGTGAACGG CTTGCCAAAGGCACGAGAGAGCCAGAGCCGGAGCAGGAGCCGTGAGCAGAGTTACTCAAGGTCCCCATCACGGTCTGCTTCTCCCAAGAGGAG AAAAAGCGACAGTGGCTCTACGTCTGGCGGGTCCAAGTCACAGAGCCGCTCTCGGAGCCGGAGTGACTCCCCGCCAAGGCAAGCACACCGAGGTGCTCCCTACAAAGGCTCTGAGATGAGGGGCTCCCGGAAATCCAAGGATTGCAAGTACCCCACCCAGAAGCCACACAAATCCCGGAGTCGGAGCTCATCCCGATCTCGAAGCCGCTCACGGGAACGGGCAGATAATTCtggaaaatataagaagaaaagtCATTACTATAGAGATCAGCGGCGGGAGCGTTCAAGGTCATATGAACGCACAGGCCATCGCTATGAGCGGGACCACCCGGGACACAGCAGGCATCGGAGGTGA
- the Ccnl2 gene encoding cyclin-L2 isoform X3, which translates to MAAAAAAAGAPGSAVPGTAAGTPSSGGAAPGSQGVLIGDRLYSGVLITLENCLLPDDKLRFTPSMSSGLDTDTETGLRVVGCELIQAAGILLRLPQVAMATGQVLFQRFFYTKSFVKHSMEHVSMACVHLASKIEEAPRRIRDVINVFHRLRHLREKKKPVPLLLDQDYVNLKNQIIKAERRVLKELGFCVHVKHPHKIIVMYLQVLECERNQHLVQTAWVASEGK; encoded by the exons atggcggcggcggcggcggcggccggagCTCCGGGGTCGGCGGTCCCCGGGACGGCGGCCGGCACCCCGAGCTCGGGGGGCGCCGCGCCCGGGTCGCAAGGAGTGCTGATCGGGGACAGGCTGTACTCTGGCGTGCTCATCACCTTGGAGAACTGCCTGCTGCCAGACGACAAGCTCCGCTTCACGCCGTCCATGTCGAGCGGCCTCGACACCGACACGGAGACCGGTCTCCGCGTGGTGGGCTGCGAGCTCATCCAGGCGGCCGGCATCCTGCTCCGCCTGCCGCAG GTGGCCATGGCTACGGGACAGGTGCTGTTCCAGCGGTTCTTTTACACCAAGTCCTTCGTGAAGCATTCCATGGAG CATGTGTCTATGGCCTGTGTGCACCTGGCCTCCAAAATAGAAGAGGCTCCGAGACGAATTAGGGACGTCATCAATGTGTTTCATCGCCTTCGACACCTGAGAGAAAAAAA GAAGCCTGTGCCTCTTCTTTTGGATCAAGATTATGTCAACTTGAAGAACCAGATCATAAAGGCAGAAAGGCGAGTCCTCAAGGAGCTGGGCTTCTGTGTCCACGTGAAGCACCCTCACAAG ATAATCGTTATGTACCTTCAGGTGTTAGAGTGTGAGCGTAACCAACACCTGGTCCAGACCGCATG GGTAGCCTCTGAGGGTAAGTGA
- the Mrpl20 gene encoding large ribosomal subunit protein bL20m produces MVFLTTRLWLRNRVTDRYFRVQEVLKHARHFRGRKNRCYRLAVRAVTRAFVKCTRARRLKKRILRTLWINRITAASQEHGLKYPAFIVNLIKCQVELNRKVLADLAIYEPKTFKSLAALAQRRRQEGFAAALGDGKEPEGIFSRVVHYH; encoded by the exons ATGGTTTTCCTCACGACGCGACTCTGGCTGCGGAACCGCGTCACCGACCGCTACTTTCGCGTCCAGGAGGTGCTGAAGCACGCGCGG CACTTTCGTGGGAGGAAGAACCGCTGCTACCGGCTGGCCGTCAGGGCGGTGACCAGAGCCTTCGTGAAGTGCACGCGAGCCCGCAGGCTGAAGAAGCGGATCCTGCGGACC CTCTGGATTAACCGAATTACAGCTGCCTCCCAGGAACACGGTCTGAAGTACCCGGCATTCATTGTCAACTTAATTAAG tgcCAGGTGGAGCTCAACAGGAAGGTACTTGCAGACCTGGCCATCTATGAACCGAAGACTTTCAAATCTTTGGCTGCTTTGGCCCAAAGGAGGCGACAGGAAGGGTTTGCTGCTGCCTTGGGGGATGGAAAGGAGCCTGAGGGCATATTTTCCAGAGtggtgcactaccactga